One genomic region from Pongo abelii isolate AG06213 chromosome 4, NHGRI_mPonAbe1-v2.0_pri, whole genome shotgun sequence encodes:
- the PCDHA5 gene encoding protocadherin alpha-5 isoform X18 has protein sequence MASSIRRGRGAWTRLLSLLLLAAWEVGSGQLRYSVSEEAKHGTFVGRIAQDLGLELAELVPRLFRVASKTHGDLLEVNLQNGILFVNSRIDREELCGRSAECSIHLEVIVDRPLQVFHVDVEVKDINDNPPVFPMTVRTIRFPESRLLDSRFPLEGASDADIGVNALLSYKLSSSEFFFLDIQTNDELSESLSLVLGKSLDREETAEVNLLLVATDGGKPELTGTVQILIKVLDVNDNEPTFAQSVYKVKLLENTANGTLVVKLNASDADEGSNSEIVYSLGSDVSSTIQTKFTIDPISGEIRTKGKLDYEEAKSYEIQVTATDKGTPSMSGHCKISLKLVDINDNTPEVSITSLSLPISENASLGTVIALITVSDRDSGTNGHVTCSLTPHVPFKLVPTFKNYYSLVLDSPLDRESVSAYELVVTARDGGSPSLWATTSVSIEVADVNDNAPAFAQPEYTVFVKENNPPGCHIFTVSAWDADAQENALVSYSLVEQRVGERALSSYVSVHAESGKVYALQPLDHEELELLQFQVRARDAGVPPLGSNVTLQVFVLDENDNAPALLAPRAGTAAGAVSELVPWSVGAGHVVAKVRAVDADSGYNAWLSYELQLGTGSARIPFRVGLYTGEISTTRALDEADSPRHRLLVLVKDHGEPALTATATVLVSLVESGQAPKASSRAWVDAASSEATLVDLNVYLIIAICAVSSLLVLTVLLYTALRCSVPPTEGARAPGKPILVCSSAVGSWSYSQQRRQRVCSGEDPPKTDLMAFSPSLSQGPDSTEERQLSESEYVGKPHDVAVHHKVFLHKRNTACITYSDTALLHPL, from the coding sequence ATGGCGTCTTCTATCAGAAGGGGCCGAGGGGCGTGGACACGGCTGCTCTCGCTTCTGCTCCTCgcagcctgggaggtggggagcgGCCAGCTCCGCTACTCCGTCTCTGAGGAGGCCAAACACGGCACCTTCGTGGGCCGAATCGCGCAGGACCTGGGGCTGGAGCTGGCGGAGCTGGTGCCGCGCCTGTTCCGGGTGGCTTCCAAAACACACGGGGACCTTCTGGAGGTAAATCTGCAGAATGGCATTTTGTTTGTGAATTCTCGGATCGACCGCGAGGAGCTGTGCGGGCGGAGCGCGGAATGCAGCATCCACCTGGAGGTAATCGTGGACAGGCCGCTGCAGGTTTTCCATGTGGACGTGGAGGTGAAGGACATTAACGACAACCCGCCAGTATTTCCAATGACAGTAAGGACTATCCGGTTTCCCGAATCGAGGCTGCTTGATTCTCGGTTTCCTCTAGAGGGAGCATCTGATGCAGATATAGGAGTAAATGCTCTTCTCTCCTACAAGCTCAGCTCCAGTGAGTTTTTCTTCCTAGATATACAGACAAATGATGAACTAAGCGAATCTTTGTCTCTCGTGCTGGGGAAATCGCTGGACAGAGAGGAAACTGCTGAGGTTAATTTGTTACTGGTGGCTACTGATGGGGGCAAACCTGAGCTCACTGGCACCGTTCAAATACTTATTAAGGTATTAGATGTCAATGACAATGAACCAACTTTTGCCCAATCAGTTTACAAAGTAAAATTGTTGGAGAATACTGCAAATGGGACCTTAGTGGTTAAGTTAAACGCTTCTGATGCAGATGAAGGATCAAACAGCGAGATTGTGTATTCACTCGGTAGTGATGTGTCCTCCACTATACAGACTAAGTTTACCATAGATCCCATCTCAGGGGAAATCAGAACTAAGGGAAAATTAGATTACGAAGAAGCAAAGTCCTACGAGATTCAGGTCACTGCAACTGACAAAGGAACCCCGTCAATGTCAGGACATTGTAAAATTTCATTAAAACTTGTGGACATCAATGATAACACACCAGAAGTCTCAATAACGTCTCTCTCACTTCCCATCTCAGAGAACGCTTCCCTGGGCACGGTCATTGCTCTCATCACGGTGTCGGATCGCGACTCTGGTACTAATGGACATGTCACCTGCTCCCTGACGCCCCACGTCCCTTTCAAGCTGGTGCCCACCTTCAAGAATTACTACTCGTTGGTGCTGGACAGCCCCCTGGACCGCGAGAGCGTGTCAGCCTATGAGCTGGTGGTGACCGCACGGGACGGAGGCTCACCTTCACTGTGGGCCACCACCAGCGTGTCCATCGAAGTGGCCGACGTGAACGACAACGCGCCGGCTTTCGCACAGCCTGAGTACACAGTATTCGTGAAGGAGAACAACCCGCCGGGCTGCCACATCTTCACGGTGTCAGCGTGGGATGCGGATGCGCAGGAGAACGCGCTGGTGTCCTACTCGCTGGTGGAGCAGCGGGTGGGCGAGCGCGCGCTGTCGAGCTACGTTTCGGTGCACGCGGAGAGCGGCAAGGTGTACGCGCTGCAGCCGCTAGACCACGAGGAACTGGAGCTGCTGCAGTTCCAGGTGAGAGCGCGGGATGCGGGCGTGCCGCCTCTGGGCAGCAACGTGACGCTGCAGGTGTTCGTGCTGGACGAGAACGATAACGCGCCGGCACTGTTGGCGCCTAGGGCTGGCACGGCTGCTGGCGCGGTGAGTGAGCTGGTGCCGTGGTCGGTGGGTGCAGGGCACGTGGTGGCGAAGGTGCGCGCAGTGGACGCTGACTCAGGCTACAACGCGTGGCTTTCATACGAGCTGCAGCTGGGTACAGGCAGCGCTCGCATCCCGTTCCGCGTGGGGCTATACACGGGTGAGATCAGCACGACACGTGCCCTAGACGAGGCGGACTCGCCTCGCCACCGCCTACTCGTGCTGGTGAAGGACCACGGCGAGCCGGCGTTGACAGCCACGGCCACCGTGTTGGTGTCGTTGGTGGAAAGTGGTCAGGCACCCAAGGCCTCGTCGCGGGCGTGGGTGGACGCCGCGAGCTCAGAGGCTACGCTGGTGGATCTCAACGTGTACCTGATCATCGCCATCTGCGCGGTATCCAGCCTGTTGGTGCTCACGGTGCTGCTGTACACGGCGCTGCGGTGCTCGGTGCCGCCCACCGAGGGTGCGCGCGCGCCAGGAAAGCCCATTCTGGTGTGCTCCAGCGCCGTGGGGAGCTGGTCTTACTCGCAGCAGAGGCGGCAGAGAGTGTGCTCTGGGGAGGACCCGCCCAAGACGGACCTCATGGCCTTCAGCCCTAGCTTATCTCAAGGTCCAGACTCCACAGAAGAGAGACAGCTCTCAGAATCAGAATACGTAGGAAAG